Proteins from a single region of Thermotoga maritima MSB8:
- a CDS encoding penicillin-binding protein, translating into MEKRLWLLLAIFAIFLTVSFMNLFFFPLAGERENWFVSIPPRRGSVLDVRGRKIVYDSPEYVAYLDVDFFKRQNGDIKALEKTLQNCGITKSAEEVMEYKFFKLTEGEDKVDVLKKIESELLPFVNIELVYTRKKIQDYATGILLGTVIDGTGKGGIEGFFDDQLQGKRKGFLELRYRGARLSPTLVNYSPPENGKDVWLSLDLDLQRRVYDIISKAVEGNSAEAGHVIVMESKTGRILSMVTTRNWNDLIGGYIEPGSTIKPLVYAIALETHSASPDFTVECEGSIKPVEQLPVIIRDIEKHGLVDFSAGIVKSCNVMSVKVGELITEKTGVEGFYEWLRKVGFGEKTGIEMEGEIAGVLREPKKWSLIDPAEISIGQGIGVTPVQLIASLNIFANDGYWVKPTILKDSPVKKRRVFSKETTDVIRQAMVRVVEEGTGKLAQVKGIAIAGKTGTAQKAVGGEYRNLYHSLFVGFFPAEDPKYTILVHLDSPSGAFYGGEVAAPVFREIVEILTEKEDGRIRIVKGLMPDLRGLPVRDALLVLESLGVKDVEIKGKGWKVSEQTPPPNHPLEGPVILFLSDQK; encoded by the coding sequence ATGGAAAAAAGGTTGTGGCTGTTGCTTGCAATCTTCGCGATATTTTTGACAGTCTCCTTCATGAATCTGTTCTTCTTTCCTCTGGCAGGGGAAAGAGAAAACTGGTTTGTTTCCATTCCTCCTCGGAGAGGAAGTGTTCTGGATGTTCGGGGGAGGAAAATAGTTTATGATTCGCCAGAATACGTCGCTTATCTCGATGTTGACTTTTTTAAAAGGCAAAATGGGGATATAAAAGCACTCGAGAAAACCTTACAAAACTGCGGTATCACAAAGTCAGCAGAGGAAGTAATGGAGTATAAGTTTTTCAAACTCACAGAGGGAGAAGACAAAGTTGACGTGTTAAAGAAGATAGAATCAGAGTTGCTGCCTTTTGTCAACATAGAACTGGTATACACCAGAAAAAAAATTCAAGATTACGCCACAGGAATTCTGCTTGGAACGGTGATAGATGGAACGGGTAAGGGAGGAATAGAGGGTTTTTTTGACGATCAGTTACAAGGAAAAAGAAAGGGTTTTTTAGAACTTCGATACAGAGGAGCCCGCCTCTCTCCCACCCTTGTGAATTACTCCCCCCCCGAAAACGGAAAAGACGTCTGGCTATCTCTGGATCTTGACCTTCAAAGGCGCGTCTACGATATCATTTCGAAAGCCGTGGAAGGAAACTCCGCAGAAGCTGGTCATGTGATTGTGATGGAATCGAAAACCGGCAGGATACTCTCAATGGTGACCACCAGAAACTGGAACGATTTGATCGGTGGATACATAGAGCCAGGCTCGACGATAAAACCTCTGGTGTACGCGATCGCTCTCGAGACACATTCTGCTTCCCCAGATTTCACCGTTGAATGTGAAGGCTCAATAAAACCAGTAGAGCAACTCCCTGTGATCATAAGAGATATAGAAAAGCACGGTCTGGTGGATTTCTCCGCGGGAATCGTAAAATCGTGCAACGTGATGAGTGTTAAGGTAGGAGAGCTCATTACAGAAAAAACCGGTGTTGAAGGATTCTATGAGTGGCTCCGAAAGGTAGGTTTTGGGGAAAAAACCGGTATCGAAATGGAAGGGGAAATCGCTGGTGTTCTGAGAGAACCGAAAAAATGGTCTCTCATAGATCCGGCTGAGATCTCGATTGGCCAGGGTATCGGTGTCACTCCTGTACAGCTGATTGCGTCTCTCAATATCTTTGCGAACGATGGCTACTGGGTGAAACCTACCATTTTGAAAGATTCCCCAGTGAAAAAAAGAAGGGTCTTTTCAAAAGAAACAACAGACGTGATAAGACAGGCGATGGTCCGGGTCGTGGAAGAAGGAACAGGAAAACTCGCTCAGGTGAAGGGAATAGCGATTGCTGGTAAAACAGGAACCGCGCAGAAGGCTGTCGGTGGAGAATATAGGAATCTCTATCACTCACTTTTTGTGGGTTTTTTCCCCGCTGAAGATCCAAAGTACACGATACTGGTTCATCTGGACAGTCCCTCAGGGGCTTTCTACGGAGGAGAGGTTGCCGCTCCGGTGTTCAGAGAGATCGTAGAGATTCTCACGGAGAAAGAAGACGGAAGAATAAGGATTGTAAAAGGTCTCATGCCGGATCTGAGAGGTCTTCCAGTTAGAGACGCTTTACTCGTTCTGGAATCTCTCGGAGTGAAAGACGTGGAAATAAAAGGAAAAGGGTGGAAGGTGTCTGAACAAACACCCCCACCCAATCATCCTCTTGAAGGACCTGTGATTCTGTTTTTGAGCGATCAGAAGTAA